One Sparus aurata chromosome 5, fSpaAur1.1, whole genome shotgun sequence genomic window carries:
- the hspb11 gene encoding intraflagellar transport protein 25 homolog — MIDSSLSSSGAKVVVATCGDENHPPENITDGNTKTFWMSTGMFPQEFIIRFAEPTKISAVTVDSCNVKHLKIEKNTSQNASQFEPVTEKEFEHTEGHLQSNAISLNGSSATHLRFIITSGYDHFVSVHRVSVQN, encoded by the exons ATGATTGATTCCTCTCTAAGCTCCTCGGGTGCAAAAGTTGTCGTCGCTACATGCGGCGATGAGAATCACCCACCAGAAAACATCACTGACGG aaacaccaaaacattttggATGTCCACCGGGATGTTTCCTCAAGAGTTCATCATTCGCTTTGCTGAACCCACCAAGATTTCTGCTGTGACAGTGGACAGCTGCAATG tcaAGCATCTAAAGATAGAAAAGAACACCTCGCAAAATGCTTCTCAGTTTGAGCCTGTTACAGAGAAAG AATTTgaacacacagagggacacCTTCAGTCAAATGCTATTTCA CTAAACGGAAGCAGTGCGACCCACCTTCGTTTTATCATCACCTCAGGATATGACCACTTTGTCTCAGTGCACAGAGTCAGTGTGCAAAACTGA
- the smn1 gene encoding survival motor neuron protein 1, translating to MANGCDDVLFARGTGQSDDSDIWDDTALIKAYDKAVASFKTALKGEDEPQPSKKNQPGKKRKNNKKNQSRKRTNAPPDKEWQVGDSCSAYWSEDGQLYAATISSIDKNRGTCIVVFTGYGNEDEQNLEDLLSEISEGDEEKNIKVKEVESSTEESDRSTTPNQHKQHPHSKPPKSRGHREPPPVWGPGFPGFPPGPPPMHSFRQGGGRRSGGHGPVPPSWPPMMPFGPPMIPPPPPMSPDMVDDEALGSVLISWYMSGYHTGYYLGLKQGRKEAANWTKLHHK from the exons ATGGCGAATGGGTGCGACGACGTGTTGTTTGCACGAGGAACTGGCCAG AGTGATGATTCGGATATATGGGATGACACGGCATTGATAAAGGCTTATGACAAGGCAGTTGCATCATTCAAG ACTGCCCTAAAGGGTGAAGATGAGCCGCAACCCTCTAAGAAAAACCAACCAGGAAAAAAACggaagaacaacaaaaagaacCAGAGCAGGAAAAGAACCAATGCACCACCAGATAAAGAG TGGCAGGTTGGGGACTCCTGCAGTGCATACTGGTCAGAGGACGGCCAGCTGTACGCAGCTACCATCTCCTCCATAGACAAGAACAGGGGCACTTGTATAGTCGTTTTCACCGGTTACGGCAACGAGGACGAGCAGAACCTTGAAGACTTGCTTTCAGAGATTTCTGAGGgtgatgaggaaaaaaatattaag GTAAAGGAGGTTGAGTCATCAACAGAGGAGAGTGACAGGTCAACTACACCAAACCAACACAAACAGCATCCCCACAGTAAACCCCCAAAGTCCAGAGGCCACAGAGAACCTCCTCCAGTGTGGGGTCCTGGTTTCCCCGGGTTTCCTCCAGGCCCACCGCCCATGCACTCGTTCAGACAG GGGGGAGGCAGACGATCAGGTGGTCATGGGCCGGTGCCTCCTTCCTGGCCTCCCATGATGCCTTTTGGTCCACCA ATgatccctccacctccaccaatGAGCCCTGACATGGTGGATGATGAGGCCTTGGGCAGCGTGCTCATCTCCTGGTACATGAGTGGATACCACACAGGATACTACTTG GGGTTAAAACAAGGACGCAAAGAAGCTGCTAATTGGACGAAACTGCACCACAAATGA